CAGGAGATCACCGCCACCGGTGATCGAAAAGGCCTCGATGATCTCCGGCACGGCGGCGAGCGCGTCACCCACCTCGTCCAGATGCCCCTGCGTGACCTCGATGTGCACGAAGGCGAGCACGGGATGCCCGAGCGCGGCGGCCGAGAGCGAAGGCCCGGTCCCGGTGATCACCCCGTCCCGCTCCAGCCGGTCGAGCCGGGCCTGCAGCGTGCCACGAGCGACACCGAGCACGCGCGCGTACTCACGAACGCTGGTGCGGGGCTGCTCAAGGAGGAGCCGCAGAATGCGGGTGTCGAGCTCGTCGACGGCCATGGCACGGATCTCCCGGGTACGAGGGACGAACCTCGCGACTGTACCAATGGAGCACGGTCAGCAGCCGCAGGGAGGCGGGTCTGACCTGCGGATACTGACCCGTCCCTCAGCCGGCCTCCGCTCCTCGGTGGAGCGTCCGCAGTGCGTCCACCAGCGCTGTGACGCCCCGCTCGGCCTTGGTGCGTGGGCAGCCGGCGTTCAGGCGTAGGTGGGCGGGGGAGCCGTAGGCCGTGCCTGGCATGATCGCCACCTTTTGGGTGTTGATCAGTTCGCGTTGGAGAGCCTCGTCGTCCACGTCCAGAGCGGTGATGTCGATCCAGGCGAGGTAGCCGGCCTGGGGTGGGGTCCAGTTCAGGGTGGGGAATGCCGTGTTCAGGCGGTCGGCGACCAGGTGGAGGTTGGCGCGGAGGTAGGTGCCCAGGGCGTCCAGCCAGGGGGCTCCTTCTCGGTACGCGGCGATGTGTCCCACCAGTGAGAGCACCGCGGGGGAGGACAGGCCGTCCGCCTCCTTGAGGTGGTGGAGGTAGGCGTCGCGTGTCGCCGGGTCGCCGATGATGCCGTAACTGCCCGTCAGGGCAGGGATGTTGAAGGATTTCGAGGCCGAGGTCACGATCGCCCAGCGGCCTTCCCGGGCGCCGTGCAGGGACCACGGGCGGTGGACGTAGGGCGGATGGGCCAGGTCCGAGTGGATCTCGTCGCTGATCACCGCGACGCCGTACCGCCCGCACAATTCCGCGATGCGGTCCAGCTCCGCCTCCGTCCACACGTGGCCGGTGGGGTTGTGGGGTGAGCACAGCAGCAGTACGGCCGTGTCGGGGAGGGCCAGCAGCCGTTCCAGTTCGGCCCAGTCGCCGAGCGGGCAGCGCAGCAGCCGTCGTTCGTGCGCGGCGACCGTCCTGGGGAAGGCGTCGTACGTCGGCGTGTGGACGACGACGCCGTCGCCGGGGCGTGACCAGAGCCGCAGGAGCTGGGCGACCTGGTAGATCACGGAGGGGCCGTAGACGATCGACTCCGGCGCCACCTCGGTCGCGTGGCGTTCGCCGTACCAGTCCACGATCGCGGAGAGGAAGTCGGCCTGGCGCCAGCGGGAGTAGCCGAGCACGCCGTGGTCGAGCCGGCCGCGGAGCGCCGACAGGACCGCGGGCGCCGTCTCGAAGTCCATGTCCGAGATGGTGAACGGCAGCAGGTCCGGGACGCCGAAGCGGTCCTCTACGTAGTCCCACTGCGTGCACCACGTGCCGTGCCGGTCGACGGGTGTGTCGAAGTCGAAGGGGTGGTGCTGGAAAGGGCGGTCCATCGCTCAGCCCACCCGGACCATCGACGCCATCGCGTCCTTCACCGACTGCACCTGCGGACCGATGATCACCTGCACGTTGTGAGCGTCGAGCTTGATGACACCCACCGCACCGAGCTTCTTCAGCCGCGGCTCGTCGACCCGTTCGGCGTCCGCGACCGTCATGCGAAGGCGGGTGATGCAGTTGTCGAGGGTCTGGATGTTCTCGGCGCCGCCGATCGCCTCCAGGATCGCCACGGCGTCGTACTTCCCCGCGATCAGTTCGCGGGGGGCCGTCGCCTCCTCCGGGGATGACGACCCCTCCTCGTCGGCTCCCTCCGCACCGGCCCCCTCCGGCGAGGGCTCCTCGCGGCCCGGCGTCTTGAGGTCGAAGCGGGTGATGGCCCAGCGGAAGAGGAAGTAGTAGCCGGCGAACCACACCGCGGCGATGACGGGGATCAGGTACCACTTCGTGGTCGTGCCCTGCAGGACGCCGAAGACGAGCCAGTCGATGACGTTGCCGTCGGTGTTGCCGATGAACACCCCGAGCACCGCGGCGGTCAGGAATCCGAGGCCGACCAGCACGGCGTGGATCAGGTACAG
This Streptomyces sp. NBC_01283 DNA region includes the following protein-coding sequences:
- a CDS encoding Lrp/AsnC family transcriptional regulator, with product MAVDELDTRILRLLLEQPRTSVREYARVLGVARGTLQARLDRLERDGVITGTGPSLSAAALGHPVLAFVHIEVTQGHLDEVGDALAAVPEIIEAFSITGGGDLLTRVVARDNGHLEDVVQQLIQMPGVVRTRTEMALRERVPHRLLPLVESIGRASAEQR
- a CDS encoding MalY/PatB family protein, whose translation is MDRPFQHHPFDFDTPVDRHGTWCTQWDYVEDRFGVPDLLPFTISDMDFETAPAVLSALRGRLDHGVLGYSRWRQADFLSAIVDWYGERHATEVAPESIVYGPSVIYQVAQLLRLWSRPGDGVVVHTPTYDAFPRTVAAHERRLLRCPLGDWAELERLLALPDTAVLLLCSPHNPTGHVWTEAELDRIAELCGRYGVAVISDEIHSDLAHPPYVHRPWSLHGAREGRWAIVTSASKSFNIPALTGSYGIIGDPATRDAYLHHLKEADGLSSPAVLSLVGHIAAYREGAPWLDALGTYLRANLHLVADRLNTAFPTLNWTPPQAGYLAWIDITALDVDDEALQRELINTQKVAIMPGTAYGSPAHLRLNAGCPRTKAERGVTALVDALRTLHRGAEAG